Proteins found in one Zea mays cultivar B73 chromosome 1, Zm-B73-REFERENCE-NAM-5.0, whole genome shotgun sequence genomic segment:
- the LOC107305680 gene encoding E3 ubiquitin-protein ligase XB3 has protein sequence MGHGASCGRPSEEVDFFGAAQSGDMARLAAALRSRPTLLSRTTLFDRLSALHIAAAHGHLQVVSLALDLCVHPDVVNRHKQTALMLSAMHGKTDCVRRLLDAGANIVMFDSSHGRTCLHYAAYYGHADCLRTILSAAAKSAPVSESWGFARFVNVRDDTGATPLHLAARQGWRRCVHVLLENGAIVSASSGAFGFPGSTPLHLAARGGNLDCVRQLLSWGADRLQRDSVGRIPYEVAAKRGHVACAALLNPSSAEPLVWPSALKFISELEPDAKSLLEAALMEANRERERRILKGAKNALPSPSHPDDGAHDTAIAEASDAEVCSICFEQACSIEVRECGHQMCAACTLALCCHAKPNPATQSQPLPTCPFCRGGIARLVVATRTRAGDDEERCKLESPRHCRARRSMSLSGDAGSTSTLMGSIASSIGKMGRRRTESSEQVDDKP, from the exons ATGGGGCACGGCGCTAGCTGCGGCCGACCAAGCGAGGAGGTAGACTTCTTCGGCGCGGCGCAGTCCGGGGACATGGCCCGCCTCGCCGCCGCTCTTCGCTCCCGCCCCACCTTGCTCAGCCGCACCACGCTCTTCGACCGCCTCTCCGCGCTCCACATCGCCGCCGCACACGGCCACCTCCAG GTGGTCTCCCTGGCATTGGATCTTTGCGTGCACCCCGACGTCGTTAACCGCCACAAGCAG ACGGCGTTGATGCTCTCGGCGATGCACGGGAAGACCGACTGCGTCCGCCGGCTGCTCGACGCCGGCGCCAAT ATCGTGATGTTCGATTCCTCGCACGGGCGGACGTGCCTGCACTACGCAGCGTACTACGGGCACGCGGACTGCCTCCGGACCATCCTCTCGGCGGCGGCCAAGTCCGCGCCGGTCTCGGAATCCTG GGGGTTCGCGCGCTTCGTGAACGTGCGGGACGACACCGGAGCGACGCCGCTGCACCTCGCGGCGAGGCAGGGCTGGCGGCGCTGCGTCCACGTCCTACTCGAGAACGGCGCCATCGTGTCTGCTTCCAGTGGCGCCTTCGG ATTCCCGGGCAGCACGCCGCTGCATTTGGCCGCGCGCGGCGGCAACCTGGACTGCGTCCGGCAACTGCTGTCCTGGGGCGCCGACCGCCTCCAGCGAGACTCCGTCGG GAGAATTCCGTATGAGGTCGCCGCGAAGCGAGGGCACGTCGCGTGCGCGGCGCTGCTGAACCCGTCGTCCGCGGAGCCCCTTGTCTGGCCGTCCGCTCTCAAGTTCATCAGCGAGCTGGAACCCGATGCCAAATCTTTGCTCGAAGCAGCCCTGATGGAGGCcaacagagagagggagaggaggatccTGAAAGGCGCCAAGAATGCATTGCCCTCGCCATCGCACCCCGATGACGGCGCTCATGACACCGCCATAGCTGAG GCTAGCGACGCGGAGGTGTGCAGCATCTGCTTCGAGCAGGCGTGCAGCATCGAGGTCCGGGAGTGCGGGCACCAGATGTGCGCGGCGTGCACGCTGGCGCTGTGCTGCCACGCCAAGCCCAACCCGGCGACGCAGTCCCAGCCGCTGCCGACCTGCCCGTTCTGCCGCGGCGGCATCGCCCGGCTGGTGGTGGCCACGCGGACGAGGGCCGGCGACGACGAGGAGCGGTGCAAGCTGGAGTCTCCCAGGCACTGCCGAGCCCGCCGGTCCATGAGCCTCAGCGGCGACGCGGGCAGCACCAGCACCCTCATGGGCAGCATCGCCTCCTCCATCGGCAAGATGGGCCGCCGGCGAACAGAGAGCAGCGAGCAGGTCGACGACAAACCGTAG